The following are encoded in a window of Candidatus Moraniibacteriota bacterium genomic DNA:
- the holA gene encoding DNA polymerase III subunit delta encodes MLVFLYGPDAYRSQEKQLLFQERFLSEGGSSSGIRHIDVEEWNEEDVISKFKTILTTRDLFNVKTCICIRGFFSLPKNNRDALADFFAKEYNDNEERMIIIRETAVNKVFRIFKILKKKAALAEEFFLLKEKDLTLWAKQYCSKQYPDFRFEEDALLYILKQSMGDLFRFIHEVEKLSLICDEKKYITKEDTNRYIARTPSSAIFDLLDSLGSGNRGLSFDLLSEQYDQEIPPEQIFAMLFYHVNNCARIISLYEEENIHNYYEIASKARVHPYVAQKTIQGRSKISLQRAKSMIQILARFDRAIKSGKIHVKAAIEEFISRA; translated from the coding sequence ATGTTAGTTTTTTTGTACGGACCAGACGCGTATCGATCCCAAGAAAAACAGCTCCTTTTCCAGGAGCGTTTTTTATCTGAAGGAGGTTCTTCTTCGGGTATTCGTCATATTGATGTAGAAGAATGGAATGAAGAAGATGTTATTTCTAAATTCAAAACCATTCTTACAACGAGAGATCTTTTCAATGTGAAAACATGCATTTGTATTCGTGGTTTTTTTTCTCTTCCTAAAAATAATAGGGATGCTTTAGCTGATTTTTTTGCCAAAGAATATAATGATAATGAGGAAAGAATGATTATTATTCGGGAAACCGCAGTGAATAAAGTTTTTCGTATCTTTAAAATACTTAAGAAAAAAGCTGCGCTAGCGGAAGAATTTTTTCTTCTTAAAGAAAAAGATCTCACTCTTTGGGCAAAACAATATTGTTCTAAGCAGTATCCTGATTTTCGTTTTGAAGAAGACGCACTTTTGTATATTTTAAAGCAATCAATGGGTGATCTCTTTCGTTTTATTCATGAAGTTGAAAAACTTTCTTTGATCTGTGATGAAAAGAAATATATAACAAAAGAAGATACGAATCGTTATATTGCAAGAACTCCATCATCAGCAATTTTTGATCTTTTAGATAGTTTGGGGTCGGGTAATCGAGGATTATCTTTTGATCTTTTGAGTGAACAATATGATCAAGAGATACCACCAGAACAAATCTTTGCTATGCTTTTTTATCATGTAAATAACTGTGCAAGAATTATTTCTCTTTATGAAGAAGAGAATATTCATAACTATTATGAGATTGCAAGTAAAGCAAGAGTTCATCCTTATGTAGCACAAAAAACTATACAAGGAAGATCAAAAATATCCCTTCAGAGAGCTAAAAGTATGATACAAATTCTTGCTCGATTTGATAGGGCAATTAAGAGCGGGAAGATTCATGTGAAAGCAGCGATAGAAGAATTTATTTCTAGAGCATAA
- a CDS encoding ATP-dependent zinc protease: MFDFFHKSKSVLGMNARNLHFIRPNNLRKARILADNKLLSKKLFKKHGLPVPDLITSIKTHKDLEQFNWESLPSTFVLKPNRGFGGGGILVVYAKSKKDPLTWIKADGSKVGMYDLKEHIHNILDGSFSLSGTSDTAFFEERMRLSKTFKPYTFKGIPDIRVIVFNNVPVMAMLRLPTKESEGKANLQQGALGLGIDMASGVTTTAVYGKKARPVEYLPGTEMPLSGIKIPHWTEILHLAIEAQKVSGLGFLGADIAIDREKGPVFLELNSRPGLQIQVANRSGLRERLDRVAGLKIKSVEHGTRVGKNLFGGEIEESLEEISGRKVIGTMEMIQLFGRNNRQIEVKAKIDTGAYSTSIDTDLAKKLGFEKTLEIFEKLTADEIFNIQNSKYGRILEKQIFEKYHDKIPHLEDVSLVFSATGVSLRPVVLVEFIMNERNIASKLNISSREHLKYPVLIGRRDLKKFLIEVK, encoded by the coding sequence ATGTTCGATTTTTTTCACAAAAGCAAGTCTGTTCTTGGAATGAATGCCCGGAACCTTCATTTTATTCGACCCAATAATCTTCGAAAAGCAAGAATTTTAGCTGATAACAAACTTCTTAGTAAAAAGCTTTTTAAGAAACACGGCCTTCCTGTGCCTGATTTGATAACTTCCATAAAGACACATAAAGATCTTGAACAGTTCAATTGGGAATCTCTTCCCTCTACTTTTGTTTTAAAACCAAATAGAGGATTTGGTGGTGGTGGAATACTTGTTGTCTATGCTAAATCAAAAAAAGATCCTCTTACGTGGATAAAAGCTGATGGCTCAAAAGTGGGGATGTATGATCTAAAAGAGCATATTCATAATATTTTAGACGGATCCTTTTCCTTATCAGGAACTTCTGATACTGCTTTTTTTGAAGAACGCATGCGCCTAAGTAAAACATTTAAACCCTATACCTTTAAAGGAATTCCTGATATTCGCGTTATTGTTTTTAACAATGTTCCTGTTATGGCCATGCTCCGCCTCCCCACAAAAGAATCTGAAGGAAAAGCAAATTTACAACAAGGAGCCTTGGGATTAGGAATTGATATGGCATCTGGCGTTACCACAACAGCAGTCTATGGGAAAAAAGCTCGTCCTGTGGAATATCTTCCCGGAACAGAAATGCCTCTTTCGGGAATAAAAATTCCTCATTGGACGGAAATTCTTCATCTCGCCATAGAAGCTCAAAAAGTTTCTGGCTTAGGATTTCTTGGTGCTGACATTGCTATTGATAGAGAAAAAGGTCCAGTTTTTCTTGAATTAAACTCCCGTCCCGGTCTTCAAATTCAAGTAGCTAATCGTTCAGGACTTCGTGAACGGCTTGATCGCGTGGCAGGTTTAAAAATAAAAAGTGTGGAACATGGCACTCGCGTAGGCAAAAATCTTTTCGGAGGAGAAATCGAGGAGAGCTTGGAAGAAATCTCTGGAAGAAAAGTTATAGGAACCATGGAAATGATTCAATTATTTGGAAGAAATAATAGACAAATTGAAGTAAAGGCAAAAATAGATACTGGAGCATACTCAACATCTATAGATACAGATCTTGCAAAAAAACTTGGTTTCGAAAAAACTTTAGAGATTTTTGAAAAACTTACTGCGGATGAAATATTTAATATTCAAAATAGTAAATACGGAAGAATTTTAGAAAAACAGATTTTTGAAAAATATCATGACAAAATTCCCCATTTAGAAGATGTTTCTCTCGTTTTTTCAGCCACAGGCGTTTCTCTTCGTCCAGTAGTTCTTGTAGAGTTTATTATGAATGAAAGGAATATTGCTTCTAAATTAAATATATCAAGTCGAGAACATTTAAAATATCCTGTTCTTATTGGACGACGTGATTTAAAGAAATTTCTTATTGAAGTAAAATAA
- the ruvC gene encoding crossover junction endodeoxyribonuclease RuvC codes for MIILGIDPGTATTGWAVIEVDIKPKAIAYGHIQTSSKNKDVERLQEIIFDIRNICKKYKPQEAAIEKLFFFKNQKTIITVAQARGAILLTLANEGLSIAEYTPLQVKQSITGYGRAEKYQMQIMITSLFSLPEIPTPDDTADALAIALCHAHSRKNNPFK; via the coding sequence ATAATTATTCTTGGAATTGATCCTGGGACAGCCACTACGGGATGGGCAGTTATAGAAGTAGATATCAAACCTAAAGCTATCGCTTATGGCCACATTCAAACATCTTCTAAAAATAAAGATGTGGAAAGACTTCAAGAAATAATTTTTGATATACGAAATATTTGCAAGAAATATAAACCCCAAGAGGCTGCAATTGAGAAGCTCTTTTTTTTTAAGAACCAAAAGACTATAATAACAGTAGCACAGGCTCGAGGTGCTATACTCTTGACACTAGCTAATGAAGGTCTTAGTATCGCCGAATACACTCCGCTTCAGGTAAAACAATCGATAACGGGCTATGGTAGAGCAGAAAAGTATCAAATGCAGATAATGATAACATCTCTTTTCTCTCTTCCAGAGATACCAACCCCTGACGATACAGCCGACGCCTTAGCAATAGCGCTTTGTCATGCTCATAGTAGAAAAAATAATCCTTTCAAATAG
- a CDS encoding PBP1A family penicillin-binding protein — protein sequence MNYIFTKKYLPERKNSVIKKSSFESSSSKNGKLAPENNSQKEKKGFKISWKKFFTILGILFGLGSIFLIGMFFYFSKDLPSPGQVNDRVIPESTKIYDRTGQHLLYEIHGEQKRTLIPFSDIPSSVKYATIVLEDQDFYYHRGIKIDSILRVALNNIIKMNIERGASTITQQLIKNSLLTSEKTYTRKIKEVILSLRVEQKFSKDEILSMYLNEIPYGSNAYGIESASQTFFNKNAKDLTLDESALLASLPQAPSTLSPFGSRTEKLIARQQLALSKMLEKGYISQEEYENSKNINTLEKIKPQLHNIFAPHFVMYVKEYLEEKYGVEMLEQGGLSVITTLDWEKQQLAEKVVREGAEKNKTSWNAENAALVAIDPKNSQIVAMVGSKDFFSEDIDGQVNVALRDRQPGSSIKPFVYLTAFTKGYTPETILFDVETQFDNEKEGGYSPQNYNGTFSGPVPMKEALAQSLNIPAVKTLYLAGTKESINLSKSLGITSLNNPSRYGLSLVLGGGEVKLLDHTHAYATLASGGIRREKTSILRVVTKDNKILEEFTSSQGVRVVEEEYVAMLDHVLSTNAYRSPVFGEKNFLRFDNYQVAAKTGTTNEFRDAWTMGYTPTLSVGVWVGNNDNRSMKIGADGSVIAAPIWRSFLEEVLKNTNKESFPEYDKEKFKREKDILNGELSIKENVKVCKIPGKKDKYCLANKYCTDNNDEEKKDFANAHTILYFVDIKDPLGEKPKNPESDPQYKNWEKAVQKYYKDEDYIFDEAPEDECKKDDFSEYKPKISLSIPNQITQRSLVISTDVDSPYDIDSIEYIVDGNVIEKTSSKSISYSIPEDKNGSTLSIKVKLQDEVGNTAEDEKKIEVSF from the coding sequence ATGAATTATATCTTTACAAAAAAATATCTTCCCGAGAGAAAAAACTCAGTTATTAAGAAGTCTTCTTTTGAATCTTCTTCTTCAAAAAATGGAAAATTAGCACCCGAAAACAATTCTCAAAAAGAAAAAAAAGGATTTAAAATTTCATGGAAAAAATTTTTTACTATTCTTGGTATTCTTTTTGGTCTGGGTAGTATCTTTTTAATTGGAATGTTTTTTTATTTTTCAAAAGATCTCCCCTCACCAGGTCAAGTAAATGATCGAGTAATACCAGAGTCCACAAAAATTTATGATCGAACAGGTCAACATCTTCTTTATGAAATTCATGGGGAACAAAAACGAACACTTATTCCTTTTTCCGATATTCCCTCTAGTGTGAAATATGCAACGATAGTACTTGAGGATCAAGATTTTTATTACCATCGAGGTATAAAAATTGATTCCATATTAAGAGTTGCTCTTAATAATATTATAAAAATGAATATAGAACGTGGAGCCTCCACTATAACACAACAGCTCATAAAAAATTCCCTCTTGACATCTGAAAAAACATACACACGAAAAATTAAAGAGGTTATTCTTTCTCTTCGAGTAGAGCAAAAATTTTCCAAAGATGAAATACTCTCTATGTATCTTAATGAGATTCCCTACGGATCAAATGCTTATGGAATAGAATCAGCATCACAAACATTCTTTAATAAGAATGCTAAAGATTTGACACTTGACGAATCTGCGCTTCTTGCATCACTCCCCCAAGCACCCTCAACACTTTCTCCATTCGGGTCACGAACAGAGAAGCTTATCGCTAGACAACAATTAGCCTTATCCAAAATGCTAGAAAAAGGCTACATCTCCCAAGAAGAATATGAAAATTCAAAAAATATAAATACGCTTGAGAAAATAAAACCTCAGCTTCATAATATTTTTGCACCTCATTTTGTTATGTATGTAAAAGAATATCTTGAAGAAAAATATGGTGTTGAAATGCTAGAACAAGGAGGTCTTTCTGTTATCACCACACTTGATTGGGAAAAACAACAACTTGCAGAAAAAGTTGTTCGAGAAGGCGCAGAAAAAAACAAAACTTCATGGAATGCTGAGAATGCGGCACTCGTTGCTATAGATCCAAAAAATAGTCAAATAGTAGCCATGGTTGGATCAAAAGATTTTTTTAGTGAAGATATTGATGGTCAAGTAAATGTAGCTCTTCGTGATCGTCAACCAGGATCCTCCATAAAACCCTTTGTATATCTTACAGCTTTCACAAAAGGATATACACCCGAAACTATACTTTTTGATGTTGAAACACAATTTGATAATGAAAAAGAAGGTGGCTACTCTCCTCAAAATTATAATGGGACATTTAGTGGTCCTGTTCCTATGAAAGAAGCTTTAGCACAATCTTTAAATATTCCTGCCGTAAAAACTCTTTATCTTGCTGGTACAAAAGAAAGTATTAATCTTTCCAAAAGTCTTGGTATAACCTCTCTCAATAACCCTAGTCGCTATGGCCTCTCTCTTGTTCTTGGTGGTGGAGAAGTAAAACTTCTTGATCATACTCATGCTTATGCGACATTAGCATCGGGTGGTATTCGACGTGAAAAAACATCTATTCTTCGAGTTGTTACGAAAGATAATAAAATCCTAGAAGAATTTACATCTTCTCAAGGTGTTCGTGTTGTAGAGGAAGAATACGTCGCTATGTTAGATCATGTTCTTTCAACTAATGCATACCGATCCCCTGTATTTGGAGAAAAAAACTTTCTTCGTTTTGATAATTATCAAGTCGCTGCAAAAACAGGAACAACGAATGAATTCAGAGATGCTTGGACAATGGGTTATACACCAACACTTTCTGTTGGTGTTTGGGTTGGTAATAATGATAATCGTTCTATGAAAATAGGTGCTGATGGTAGCGTTATCGCCGCGCCTATTTGGCGTTCTTTTCTTGAGGAAGTTTTAAAAAATACAAATAAGGAGTCTTTTCCAGAATACGATAAAGAAAAATTTAAAAGAGAAAAAGATATTCTTAATGGTGAGCTCTCTATAAAAGAAAATGTGAAAGTTTGTAAAATACCAGGAAAAAAGGATAAATATTGTCTTGCTAATAAATATTGTACTGACAATAATGATGAAGAAAAAAAAGATTTTGCTAACGCACATACCATACTTTATTTTGTTGATATTAAAGATCCTCTAGGAGAGAAACCAAAAAATCCCGAAAGTGATCCTCAATATAAAAATTGGGAAAAAGCTGTTCAGAAATATTATAAAGATGAAGATTATATTTTTGATGAAGCTCCTGAGGATGAATGTAAAAAAGATGATTTTTCTGAGTATAAACCAAAAATATCACTCTCTATCCCTAATCAAATCACACAACGATCTCTCGTTATAAGTACTGATGTAGACTCTCCTTATGATATCGATTCTATTGAATACATCGTGGATGGAAATGTAATAGAAAAAACATCCTCTAAATCAATTTCTTATTCAATACCAGAGGATAAAAATGGATCTACACTTTCTATCAAAGTTAAACTTCAAGATGAAGTAGGAAATACAGCAGAAGATGAGAAAAAAATTGAAGTGTCTTTTTAA
- a CDS encoding thermonuclease family protein: MIKNRKKLYFLIGILFVVFSVFFQREEKISKDFIGQFTLQETWLEIQEILFSFLDEGKIKGDGREEDTTLYKVKNVVDGDTVKVFMNDKVETVRLIGINTPETVDPRKEVECFGKEASEKVKELLAGKSVRLEIDTTQSERDKYKRLLRYVYLEDGTLLNLFLIKEGYAYEYTYESNPYKYQKDFKEASLFARKEKKGLWNENVCNGDIKK; encoded by the coding sequence ATGATAAAAAATAGAAAAAAACTTTATTTTTTAATCGGGATACTCTTTGTAGTTTTTAGTGTTTTTTTTCAAAGAGAGGAGAAAATAAGTAAAGATTTTATTGGGCAATTTACTTTACAAGAGACTTGGCTAGAAATACAAGAAATCCTCTTTTCTTTTTTGGATGAAGGAAAAATAAAGGGGGATGGTAGAGAAGAAGACACTACTTTATATAAGGTAAAAAACGTGGTGGACGGAGATACTGTAAAAGTTTTTATGAATGATAAAGTTGAAACTGTTCGGCTTATTGGAATAAATACCCCGGAAACAGTGGATCCAAGAAAAGAAGTGGAATGCTTTGGAAAAGAAGCAAGTGAGAAAGTAAAAGAATTACTTGCGGGAAAAAGTGTTCGTCTTGAAATTGATACCACGCAAAGTGAAAGAGATAAATACAAGAGACTTCTTCGGTATGTTTATTTGGAAGACGGAACATTACTTAACCTTTTTCTTATAAAAGAAGGATATGCTTATGAATACACATATGAGAGCAATCCTTATAAATATCAAAAAGATTTCAAAGAAGCCTCTTTATTCGCAAGAAAAGAAAAGAAGGGTTTGTGGAATGAGAATGTATGTAATGGAGATATAAAAAAATAA
- the polA gene encoding DNA polymerase I — MTIQKNNNTLLLLDGNAIIHRAFHALPPLTTKDGRIVNAVYGFSMTLLSVIEKFQPTHVVASFDLSGPTFRHEAYEGYKAKRVKAPDELYAQIPLVKEVVRAFDIPIYEKKGFEADDMIGSIAKLASKKGFRVIIVTGDNDALQLVDSNIKVFTMRRGIKDTVLFDSEKVIEKYGFSPEKIPDYKGLAGDSSDNIPGVSGIGPKTASDLLVRYGTLENIYEHLNEISLTTRERLSRDKDIAFQSKDLGTIRIDSVESVDWDSCKFSFSQIVQEKIRSHFIHFGFFSLIKRLGGSSQDKEIENKKTNASKKIHKKKFQKIICQEDWDSIEKSIRKTKLFTFEFLWKGASSRSANVEGLGLYTKELCVYIPWEKENQEKIESLFLIKDSIKITYNLKDAFHIAFCLGMQLPTTNIQDILLMAYVLFGGGNLSLEHLLLSELGQMSEFSRAQETLFVFEEKEKLTPAQEMICFKAQSVAQLYEVLVKKIQEESQEKKPKASLDHVLHLLETPLARILAEMERSGIGFDKNVFSRVSQKLEEDIAQIRQNIYDFTGREFNINSTKQLREILFEYLLVDTKNIKKTKSGYSTASSELQKLKKKYPIASKIEEYRELFKLKTTYVDVLPNLVGSDGRLRTTFNQAVTATGRLSSSEPNLQNIPIRTKLGKLLRTAFVAEEGKILVGADYSQIDLRCAAHVSEDKKMMDAFLKGEDIHTATASEVFGVSLNEVTTAMRRQAKVLNFGVLYGMGTFGFMNAAGVSRKEAQEFIEAYKKKFSGLASYLEDIKIQTKERGYVETELGRRRYVPEIRSDNAQIVASGERMAINLPIQGLAADIMKLAMIASDEVVQKYKGEIRMILQIHDELIFELPESLKEEFSHQIKIRMQDVYPLRVPLVVDIAMGKNWSEI, encoded by the coding sequence ATGACTATACAAAAAAACAATAATACGCTTCTCCTCCTTGATGGAAATGCTATTATCCATCGCGCGTTTCACGCTCTTCCACCTCTTACAACAAAAGATGGTAGGATTGTTAATGCTGTATATGGGTTTTCCATGACACTTCTTTCGGTTATTGAAAAGTTTCAACCTACCCATGTAGTAGCCTCATTCGATCTTTCTGGACCTACGTTTAGACATGAAGCTTACGAAGGGTATAAAGCAAAAAGAGTAAAAGCGCCTGATGAATTGTATGCCCAAATTCCTTTGGTAAAAGAAGTTGTTCGAGCTTTTGATATTCCTATTTATGAAAAAAAAGGATTTGAGGCGGATGATATGATTGGAAGTATAGCGAAATTAGCTTCAAAAAAAGGATTTAGAGTTATAATTGTTACGGGAGATAATGATGCTTTACAGCTAGTGGATAGTAATATAAAAGTATTTACTATGCGAAGGGGGATAAAAGACACCGTTCTTTTTGATAGTGAAAAAGTAATAGAGAAATATGGATTTTCTCCAGAAAAAATTCCTGATTATAAGGGACTTGCTGGGGATTCCTCGGATAATATTCCAGGGGTTTCTGGAATCGGACCAAAAACTGCGAGTGATCTTTTGGTCCGATATGGAACTCTTGAGAATATATACGAACATCTTAATGAAATTTCTCTTACTACAAGAGAAAGACTTTCTCGAGATAAAGATATTGCATTTCAATCTAAAGATTTGGGTACGATACGAATAGACAGCGTGGAAAGTGTTGATTGGGATTCTTGTAAATTTTCATTTTCTCAAATTGTACAAGAAAAAATACGTTCACATTTTATACATTTTGGTTTCTTCTCCCTTATTAAAAGATTGGGAGGATCTTCACAAGATAAAGAGATAGAAAATAAAAAAACAAACGCTTCGAAAAAAATACATAAGAAAAAATTTCAAAAAATTATCTGTCAAGAGGATTGGGATTCTATAGAAAAAAGTATCAGAAAAACGAAATTGTTTACTTTTGAATTTTTGTGGAAAGGAGCCTCTTCTCGTAGTGCAAACGTGGAAGGTTTAGGTCTTTATACGAAAGAACTTTGTGTTTATATTCCCTGGGAGAAGGAAAATCAAGAAAAAATAGAGTCTTTATTTTTGATAAAAGATAGTATTAAAATAACTTATAATTTAAAAGATGCCTTTCATATCGCTTTTTGTTTGGGTATGCAATTGCCCACAACGAATATACAGGATATTTTATTGATGGCGTACGTTCTTTTTGGGGGAGGAAATCTTTCTCTTGAACATTTACTTTTATCAGAGTTAGGTCAAATGAGTGAATTCTCGCGAGCACAAGAAACTCTTTTTGTTTTTGAAGAAAAAGAAAAATTAACACCAGCTCAAGAAATGATTTGTTTTAAAGCGCAAAGTGTTGCTCAACTTTATGAAGTTCTTGTAAAAAAAATACAAGAAGAAAGTCAAGAAAAAAAACCAAAAGCATCTTTGGATCATGTACTTCATTTGTTAGAAACTCCACTTGCTCGAATTCTAGCAGAGATGGAACGCTCGGGTATAGGTTTTGATAAAAATGTTTTTTCGCGAGTGTCTCAAAAATTAGAAGAAGATATAGCACAAATTCGTCAAAATATTTATGATTTTACTGGTCGTGAATTTAATATTAATTCTACAAAACAACTTCGCGAAATTCTTTTTGAGTATTTATTGGTGGATACGAAAAATATAAAAAAAACCAAATCGGGATATTCTACTGCATCGAGCGAGCTTCAGAAATTAAAGAAAAAATATCCAATAGCCTCGAAGATTGAAGAATACCGAGAATTATTTAAGTTAAAAACAACATACGTGGATGTTTTACCTAACCTTGTGGGAAGTGATGGAAGGTTGCGGACAACATTTAATCAAGCAGTGACAGCAACAGGAAGACTTTCTTCTTCAGAGCCTAATTTACAAAACATTCCCATACGAACAAAACTTGGTAAACTTCTCCGAACAGCTTTTGTCGCGGAAGAAGGAAAAATTTTAGTAGGAGCGGATTATTCACAGATAGATTTACGATGCGCAGCTCATGTAAGTGAAGATAAAAAAATGATGGATGCTTTCTTAAAAGGAGAAGATATTCATACTGCTACAGCAAGTGAAGTATTTGGAGTAAGTTTAAATGAGGTTACTACAGCTATGCGTAGACAGGCAAAAGTTTTAAACTTCGGAGTTCTTTATGGTATGGGCACTTTTGGTTTTATGAATGCCGCTGGGGTTTCCCGAAAAGAGGCTCAAGAATTTATTGAGGCGTATAAGAAAAAATTTTCAGGATTAGCAAGTTATCTAGAGGATATCAAGATTCAAACAAAAGAGCGGGGTTATGTAGAAACAGAACTCGGAAGACGTCGATATGTTCCTGAAATTCGTTCGGATAACGCACAAATTGTTGCTTCTGGAGAACGTATGGCTATTAATCTTCCTATTCAAGGACTTGCTGCTGATATTATGAAACTTGCTATGATTGCTTCCGATGAGGTTGTTCAAAAATATAAAGGGGAAATCAGAATGATCCTTCAAATTCATGATGAACTTATTTTTGAATTACCAGAATCTTTGAAAGAAGAATTTTCTCATCAAATAAAAATAAGAATGCAGGATGTGTATCCTCTCCGTGTACCACTTGTAGTTGATATAGCTATGGGAAAAAATTGGAGTGAAATATAA
- a CDS encoding DUF3048 domain-containing protein, with protein sequence MSIFEGSDALRKKAIITGIVVLIIFILSYFLFFREMLRKSRTDEVRQKVEQSSTKETVRLVEGNRSPLSGEECENWNKRPVAVMQPSDMQARPAAGFSEADMVFELPAYTSSVTRLMGVYVCNIPKEIGAMRSSRHDYIHIAKGLDAIFVHWGGSVFALEILKKGVIDNIDCLVYSGKYCDRWDWENDPVMRMEDSGHVKSEALLSGIQDLGYRKDTNFEGYPHQLDAPLEERPEGGNLRVAFANPYDVEYEYDKESNSYIRFWNEIADKDRNNGNRIAPKNVVVLIAKSEQINLSTDYVARGVDNPWDLVPEDHRDGIGSGVGRYNNLEFGDPWFDTVDTGQAFYYMNGKEFRGTWKKNKEDINSKLYFYDEAGKEIPFVVGQVWVDVLEPGQALRWTVKSEEASPVQENTNAEAGSGTTE encoded by the coding sequence ATGAGTATATTTGAAGGTTCAGACGCTCTTAGAAAAAAGGCTATTATTACAGGAATAGTTGTTCTTATAATTTTTATTTTGAGTTATTTTCTTTTCTTTCGAGAGATGCTTCGAAAAAGTAGAACAGATGAAGTTCGACAAAAAGTTGAACAAAGTAGCACAAAAGAAACTGTTCGTTTAGTAGAGGGAAATCGAAGCCCGCTTTCTGGAGAAGAATGTGAAAATTGGAATAAGCGACCTGTCGCTGTTATGCAACCTTCCGATATGCAAGCTCGACCAGCCGCAGGATTTTCTGAGGCTGATATGGTATTTGAATTACCAGCATATACCTCAAGTGTAACTCGACTTATGGGTGTTTATGTTTGTAATATTCCTAAAGAAATAGGAGCGATGCGAAGTTCTCGACATGATTATATTCACATTGCCAAAGGTTTGGATGCAATTTTTGTTCATTGGGGAGGTTCCGTTTTTGCCCTTGAAATACTTAAAAAAGGTGTTATCGATAATATTGATTGTTTAGTGTATTCGGGAAAATATTGTGATCGTTGGGACTGGGAAAATGATCCTGTTATGCGCATGGAAGACTCTGGTCATGTTAAAAGTGAGGCACTTCTTTCAGGAATTCAAGATCTTGGATATAGAAAAGATACGAATTTCGAAGGATACCCTCACCAATTAGATGCACCTCTAGAAGAAAGGCCTGAAGGAGGAAATCTTCGTGTGGCATTTGCTAATCCATATGATGTGGAATATGAATACGATAAAGAATCAAATTCATATATTCGTTTTTGGAATGAAATAGCAGATAAAGATAGAAATAATGGAAATCGCATAGCTCCAAAAAATGTTGTTGTTTTGATAGCAAAATCAGAACAAATTAATCTTTCCACAGATTATGTCGCAAGAGGTGTGGATAATCCATGGGATCTCGTTCCTGAAGATCATCGTGATGGAATAGGATCAGGAGTGGGTAGATATAATAATCTTGAGTTCGGAGATCCTTGGTTTGATACTGTGGATACAGGACAAGCATTTTATTATATGAACGGTAAAGAATTTCGAGGAACATGGAAGAAAAATAAGGAAGATATTAACAGTAAGTTATATTTTTACGATGAGGCTGGAAAAGAAATTCCTTTTGTTGTTGGGCAGGTCTGGGTAGATGTTTTGGAGCCAGGACAAGCTCTTCGTTGGACAGTAAAATCAGAAGAAGCAAGTCCAGTACAGGAAAATACAAACGCTGAAGCAGGTTCTGGAACTACTGAATAA
- a CDS encoding YebC/PmpR family DNA-binding transcriptional regulator — translation MSGHSHWHGIRHKKAITDAKRASVFTKFGKLITIAAKDGGGDVSMNVRLRLLVDQARSANMPKENIERAIKRGTGELKEGGDIQEIVYEGLIPVSAGQISLMILVATDNKNRAVSEIKTFLKKSGGQMVPNGSVGYLFDNVGIIELSQDQVVSQEDLEMIIIDAGASDIEIRDDVIIVYTEIKNLKTTQENLVKKNISILSSTIGYRSTQKISLSDEEYSRYETLLEQFDEQEDVQNIYDNI, via the coding sequence ATGTCTGGACATTCTCATTGGCATGGTATTCGCCACAAAAAAGCCATCACTGACGCAAAAAGGGCTTCTGTATTCACAAAATTTGGAAAACTTATCACTATAGCGGCTAAAGATGGTGGAGGGGATGTTTCTATGAATGTTCGTCTTCGTCTCCTTGTTGACCAGGCTCGAAGTGCGAATATGCCAAAAGAAAATATAGAAAGGGCTATAAAAAGAGGTACGGGTGAGTTAAAAGAAGGTGGGGATATACAAGAAATTGTTTATGAAGGACTTATTCCCGTTTCAGCTGGTCAGATTTCTCTTATGATTCTTGTTGCAACTGATAACAAAAATCGTGCCGTTTCTGAAATTAAAACTTTTCTCAAAAAGTCTGGGGGCCAAATGGTTCCAAATGGATCTGTTGGATACCTTTTTGATAATGTTGGTATTATTGAACTTTCTCAAGATCAAGTAGTTTCTCAAGAAGATTTGGAAATGATAATTATTGATGCTGGTGCTTCTGATATAGAAATAAGAGATGATGTTATTATTGTCTATACGGAAATAAAAAATTTAAAAACAACTCAGGAAAATCTTGTGAAAAAAAACATTTCCATACTAAGTTCTACTATCGGATATCGAAGTACTCAAAAAATCTCTCTTTCTGATGAAGAATATTCTCGCTATGAAACACTCCTTGAGCAGTTTGATGAACAAGAAGATGTTCAAAATATTTACGACAATATTTAA